A stretch of the Streptomyces venezuelae genome encodes the following:
- a CDS encoding exonuclease SbcCD subunit D: MRFLHTSDWHLGRSFHRVGLLDAQAAFIDHLIDTVREQAVDAVLVAGDIYDRAVPPLPAVELYDRALHRLADLGVPTVMISGNHDSARRLGVGAGLIGRAGIHLRTDPAGCADPVLLADGHGDVAFYGLPYLEPALVKDAFAAEKAGHEAVLGAAMDRVRADLAGRPPGTRSVVLAHAFVTGGQPSDSERDITVGGVEAVPAAVFDGVDYAALGHLHGCQTITERVRYSGSPLAYSFSEAGHRKSMWLIELGPAGELTAERIHTPVPRPLARLRGHLERLLDDPALDAYEESWVEATLTDPVRPEDPMARVAARFPHTLSLAFDPEGRAEDGTASYAQRLKGRSDQQIAEDFVAHVRGGGLPDEAERRVLREAFDTVRADTAAEETAR; encoded by the coding sequence TTGAGGTTTCTGCACACCTCCGACTGGCACCTCGGCAGGTCCTTCCACCGCGTCGGCCTGCTCGACGCACAGGCCGCCTTCATCGACCACCTGATCGACACCGTGCGCGAGCAGGCCGTCGACGCCGTCCTGGTGGCCGGAGACATCTACGACCGCGCGGTGCCCCCGCTGCCCGCCGTCGAGCTCTACGACCGGGCCCTGCACCGGCTCGCCGATCTCGGCGTGCCCACTGTGATGATCTCCGGCAACCACGACTCCGCCCGCCGGCTCGGCGTCGGTGCCGGGCTCATCGGCCGGGCGGGCATCCACCTCCGCACCGACCCGGCCGGCTGCGCCGACCCCGTCCTGCTGGCCGACGGACACGGCGACGTCGCCTTCTACGGGCTGCCCTATCTGGAGCCCGCCCTGGTCAAGGACGCCTTCGCGGCCGAGAAGGCCGGCCACGAGGCGGTGCTCGGCGCCGCCATGGACCGGGTCCGCGCCGACCTCGCCGGCCGGCCCCCCGGCACCCGCTCCGTGGTCCTCGCCCACGCCTTCGTCACCGGCGGGCAGCCCAGCGACAGCGAACGCGACATCACCGTCGGAGGGGTCGAGGCCGTGCCCGCCGCCGTCTTCGACGGAGTGGACTACGCCGCCCTCGGCCACCTCCACGGCTGCCAGACCATCACCGAGCGGGTCCGCTACTCCGGCTCCCCGCTCGCCTACTCCTTCTCCGAGGCCGGCCACCGCAAATCCATGTGGCTGATCGAGCTCGGCCCCGCCGGGGAACTCACCGCCGAACGCATCCACACCCCGGTGCCCCGCCCGCTCGCCCGGCTCCGCGGCCACCTCGAACGGCTCCTCGACGACCCAGCCCTCGATGCGTACGAGGAGTCCTGGGTGGAGGCCACCCTCACCGACCCGGTCCGCCCCGAGGACCCGATGGCACGCGTCGCCGCCCGCTTCCCGCACACCCTCAGCCTGGCCTTCGACCCCGAAGGCCGGGCCGAGGACGGCACCGCCTCCTACGCCCAGCGCCTCAAGGGCCGCAGCGACCAGCAGATCGCCGAGGACTTCGTCGCCCATGTGCGCGGCGGCGGCCTGCCCGACGAGGCCGAGCGCAGGGTGCTGCGCGAGGCCTTCGACACGGTCCGCGCCGACACCGCGGCCGAGGAGACCGCCCGATGA
- a CDS encoding AAA family ATPase: MRLHRLAVTAFGPFADRQEIDFDALSGAGVFLLHGPTGAGKTSVLDAVCYALYGSVPGPRQAPGTRLRSDHADPGTPTEVTLELTAGGRRLEITRRPEQDRPKKRGTGTTRDKAQSWLRERGAGHPGEAGWQALSRSHQEIGEEIEQLLGMSREQFCQVVLLPQGDFARFLRADAEARGRLLGRLFDTRRFAAVETLLADRRRAAEARVRAGDEKVLATAQRLAQAAGDTADLRAWPLPALAPGDPGLAGAVRAWAAVARSGARERLTIAEYALAAAESRHHAARRDAEDARELDRLQRRHAETLARAAALEAAAPVRDRVRDRLNRARRAALVRPALELRDAATAAHRAAGRAETEARNLLPAGLAEAGTEQLGALERKLREDLGALGAAHRAEQRSAEIGRERTALDREARSAEELLQDDAGWLARWEATRAELRDRVDSAQQAATLAEQLAGALEPARLRLDAARRRDTLAAEADTTAGELLAAREESGAAKERWLELKEARLRGIAAELAAALVAGEACTVCGSAEHPAPARPAPGHVDRAAEDAAHARYERAEERRAEGERRLAAVRQAGTEAAAAAGDTATAELLTRTRELAARHAEAHAAATGLHAAREALAAAEREHAARSENRQQAERLAAARASRREALDREQAALEAELRLVRGDSGSVAERARILEQRVRLVAGTAEALRRAEASAQRLKEADAQLSDAAFAAGFDTTAEAAEAVLPEDEHAGLQRRLDAWQAEEALLADRFAEAGTAAAAGLPPADPARAEAAADRAATGLRAAGSACDAARVRCAELDRLSRQAETELRALGPLREAYDQVARLAALTAGTSADNERRMRLEAYVLAARLEQVAAAATVRLLRMSGGRYTLVHSDARAGGRGRSGLGLHVVDAWTGSERDTATLSGGETFFASLALALGLADVVTDEAGGMRLDTLFIDEGFGSLDEQALDEVLDVLDSLRERDRSVGIVSHVADLRSRVQARLEVVKQRGGSVVRHRTGQLTD, from the coding sequence ATGAGGCTGCACCGGCTCGCGGTCACCGCCTTCGGCCCCTTCGCCGACCGCCAGGAGATCGACTTCGACGCCCTCTCCGGCGCCGGCGTCTTCCTCCTCCACGGCCCCACCGGCGCCGGCAAGACCTCCGTCCTGGACGCCGTCTGCTACGCGCTGTACGGATCCGTGCCCGGCCCCCGCCAGGCCCCCGGCACCCGGCTGCGCAGCGACCACGCCGACCCCGGCACCCCCACCGAGGTCACCCTGGAGCTCACCGCCGGGGGCCGCCGGCTGGAGATCACCCGGCGCCCCGAACAGGACCGCCCCAAGAAGCGCGGCACCGGAACCACCCGCGACAAGGCGCAGTCCTGGCTCCGCGAACGGGGCGCCGGCCACCCGGGCGAGGCCGGCTGGCAGGCCCTGTCCCGCTCCCACCAGGAGATCGGCGAGGAGATCGAGCAGCTGCTCGGCATGAGCCGGGAACAGTTCTGCCAGGTGGTGCTGCTCCCGCAGGGCGATTTCGCCCGTTTCCTACGGGCCGATGCCGAAGCCCGTGGCCGGCTGCTCGGCCGGCTCTTCGACACCCGCCGGTTCGCCGCCGTGGAGACCCTGCTCGCCGACCGCCGCCGGGCTGCCGAGGCCAGGGTCCGGGCCGGTGACGAGAAGGTGCTGGCCACCGCCCAGCGGCTGGCCCAGGCCGCCGGCGACACCGCCGACCTGCGCGCCTGGCCGCTGCCCGCCCTCGCCCCCGGGGACCCCGGCCTGGCCGGAGCGGTCCGGGCCTGGGCGGCCGTCGCCCGCAGCGGAGCCCGTGAACGGCTGACGATCGCCGAGTATGCGCTGGCCGCCGCGGAAAGCCGCCACCATGCCGCCCGCCGGGACGCCGAGGACGCCCGCGAGCTGGACCGGCTCCAGCGCCGGCACGCCGAAACCCTCGCCCGGGCCGCCGCACTGGAGGCCGCCGCACCCGTACGCGACCGGGTCCGGGACCGGCTGAACCGGGCCCGCCGGGCCGCCCTGGTCCGCCCCGCCCTCGAACTCCGCGACGCCGCGACCGCCGCCCACCGCGCGGCCGGCCGCGCCGAGACCGAGGCCCGCAACCTGCTCCCGGCCGGCCTCGCCGAAGCCGGCACCGAACAGCTCGGCGCCCTCGAACGCAAGCTCCGCGAGGACCTCGGCGCGCTCGGCGCCGCCCACCGTGCCGAACAGCGAAGCGCCGAGATCGGCCGCGAGCGCACCGCACTGGACCGGGAGGCCCGCTCCGCCGAGGAACTCCTCCAGGACGACGCCGGCTGGCTGGCCCGCTGGGAGGCGACCCGGGCAGAACTGCGGGACCGCGTCGACTCCGCCCAGCAGGCCGCCACCCTCGCCGAACAGCTCGCCGGGGCGCTGGAACCCGCCCGGCTCCGGCTGGACGCCGCCCGCCGCCGGGACACCCTCGCCGCCGAGGCCGACACGACCGCCGGGGAGCTGCTGGCCGCCCGGGAGGAGTCCGGGGCGGCCAAGGAACGCTGGCTGGAACTCAAGGAGGCCCGGCTGCGCGGCATCGCCGCCGAACTGGCCGCGGCGCTGGTCGCGGGCGAGGCCTGCACCGTGTGCGGCTCGGCCGAGCACCCCGCGCCGGCCCGGCCCGCCCCCGGCCATGTGGACCGGGCCGCCGAGGACGCCGCCCACGCCCGCTACGAGCGGGCCGAGGAACGCCGGGCCGAGGGCGAGCGCCGGCTGGCCGCCGTACGCCAGGCCGGCACCGAGGCCGCAGCCGCCGCCGGGGACACCGCCACTGCCGAACTGCTCACCCGTACGCGGGAACTGGCGGCCCGGCACGCCGAGGCCCATGCCGCGGCGACCGGACTGCACGCCGCCCGCGAGGCCCTCGCCGCCGCCGAGCGCGAGCACGCGGCCCGCAGCGAGAACCGGCAGCAGGCCGAACGGCTCGCCGCCGCCCGCGCCTCCCGCCGCGAGGCCCTCGACCGGGAGCAGGCCGCCCTGGAGGCCGAACTCCGGCTGGTCCGGGGGGACTCGGGCAGCGTGGCCGAGCGGGCCCGGATCCTGGAGCAGCGGGTCCGGCTGGTGGCCGGCACCGCGGAGGCCCTGCGGCGCGCCGAGGCGAGTGCCCAGCGCCTGAAGGAGGCCGACGCCCAGCTGTCCGACGCCGCCTTCGCCGCCGGTTTCGACACCACCGCCGAGGCCGCCGAAGCCGTGCTGCCCGAGGACGAGCACGCGGGTCTGCAACGGCGGCTGGACGCCTGGCAGGCCGAGGAGGCGCTGCTGGCCGACCGGTTCGCCGAGGCCGGCACGGCCGCGGCGGCCGGCCTGCCTCCCGCGGACCCGGCCCGCGCGGAGGCCGCCGCCGACCGGGCCGCGACCGGACTGCGGGCCGCCGGCTCGGCCTGCGACGCCGCCCGGGTGCGCTGCGCCGAACTGGACCGGCTCTCCCGGCAGGCCGAAACGGAACTCCGCGCCCTGGGGCCGCTGCGCGAGGCCTACGACCAGGTCGCCCGGCTGGCCGCGCTGACCGCCGGCACCTCCGCCGACAACGAGCGCCGGATGCGGCTGGAGGCCTATGTACTGGCCGCCCGGCTGGAGCAGGTCGCCGCCGCCGCCACGGTCCGGCTGCTGCGGATGTCCGGCGGCCGGTACACCCTCGTCCACTCCGATGCGCGGGCCGGCGGACGCGGACGCTCGGGCCTGGGCCTGCACGTGGTGGACGCCTGGACGGGCAGCGAGCGGGACACCGCCACCCTGTCCGGGGGCGAGACCTTCTTCGCCTCCCTCGCGCTGGCGCTCGGCCTCGCCGATGTGGTCACCGACGAGGCCGGCGGAATGCGGCTGGACACCCTCTTCATCGACGAGGGCTTCGGCAGCCTGGACGAACAGGCCCTGGACGAGGTGCTCGACGTACTCGACTCGCTGCGGGAACGCGACCGCAGCGTCGGCATCGTCAGCCATGTCGCCGATCTGCGCAGCCGGGTGCAGGCCCGGCTGGAGGTGGTCAAACAGCGCGGCGGCTCGGTGGTCCGGCACCGCACCGGGCAGCTCACGGACTGA
- a CDS encoding Lrp/AsnC family transcriptional regulator has product MTSYSPDATDWRILEALQRDGRASFAELARAVAMSASAVTERVRRLEEAGVITGYAAVVDPEKLGKAILALVRLRYPHGNYKPFHDLLESTTEILEAHHVTGDDCFVLKVAARSMAHLEEITGRIAGLGPVTTSIVYSSPLPRRPLSP; this is encoded by the coding sequence ATGACCAGCTATTCCCCCGACGCCACGGACTGGCGCATCCTCGAGGCCCTCCAGCGCGACGGCCGCGCGAGCTTTGCCGAGCTCGCCCGGGCCGTGGCGATGTCCGCCAGTGCCGTCACCGAGCGGGTCCGCCGCCTGGAGGAGGCCGGGGTGATCACCGGTTATGCAGCGGTGGTCGATCCGGAGAAGCTCGGCAAGGCCATCCTGGCGCTGGTCCGGCTCCGCTATCCGCACGGCAACTACAAGCCGTTCCACGACCTCCTGGAGAGCACGACGGAGATCCTGGAGGCCCATCACGTCACCGGCGACGACTGTTTCGTCCTGAAGGTCGCCGCCCGCTCGATGGCCCATCTGGAAGAGATCACCGGCCGGATCGCCGGCCTCGGACCGGTGACCACGAGCATCGTCTACTCCTCGCCGCTGCCCCGCCGGCCGCTCAGTCCGTGA
- a CDS encoding rhodanese-like domain-containing protein, whose translation MTTTQNTTTAAATTANPVLRVPPASPAAAAAYFAASLAFHADVSDVASALKAHREQGAELGFQLIDSRSTPSWDQAHVPGAVHLPTALIPEQAERLLDKNVPVVTYCWGPGCNGATRSALALAELGFQVKEMLGGIEYWIREGFEVETWQGTAQRAEADPLTAPTDSEDCGC comes from the coding sequence ATGACGACGACCCAGAACACCACGACCGCAGCCGCCACCACCGCCAACCCCGTGCTCCGGGTCCCCCCGGCCAGTCCGGCCGCGGCTGCCGCCTACTTCGCGGCGAGCCTCGCCTTCCACGCGGACGTGTCCGATGTCGCCTCCGCCCTCAAGGCCCACCGCGAGCAGGGCGCCGAGCTCGGCTTCCAGCTGATCGACTCGCGCTCCACCCCGTCCTGGGACCAGGCCCATGTGCCCGGGGCCGTCCACCTGCCGACCGCCCTGATCCCCGAGCAGGCCGAACGGCTGCTGGACAAGAACGTCCCCGTGGTCACCTACTGCTGGGGCCCCGGCTGCAACGGCGCCACCCGGTCCGCCCTGGCGCTCGCCGAACTCGGCTTCCAGGTCAAGGAGATGCTCGGCGGCATCGAGTACTGGATCCGCGAGGGCTTCGAGGTCGAGACCTGGCAGGGCACGGCGCAGCGGGCCGAGGCCGACCCGCTGACCGCGCCCACGGACTCCGAGGACTGCGGCTGCTGA
- a CDS encoding DUF885 domain-containing protein has translation MSDTLHTGMLPRQVADAYVDDLIALDPITGTYLGVAASSSRLPDFSPAGRAAVAELARTTLAALDAAEQRPGADRDSERRCARLLRERLNAELAVHEADEDLLAVSNIHSPAHAVREVFTLTPADTDEDWAAIAERLRAVPAALAGYRSCLELGLSRGLYGGPRPTATFIGQLTTWAGEDGTEPAFFTEFAAGGPAALRAELDEAGAAATAAVAGLRDWMQEVYAPAVAGRPDTVGRERYARWSRYFNGTDLDLDEAYAYGWSEYHRLLAEMKTEAAKILPGAGPWEALRHLDEHGTHIEGVEEVRAWLQGIMDEAIENLDGTHFELAERVRKVESRIAPPGGAAAPYYTAPSEDFSRPGRTWLPTMGQTRFPVYDLVSTWYHEGVPGHHLQLAQWTHVADQLSRYQATIGGVSANAEGWALYAERLMDELGYLKDAEQRLGYLDCQMMRACRVIVDIGMHLGLEIPADSPFHPGERWTPELAQEFFGLHSGRPADFVESELTRYLSMPGQAIGYKLGERAWLLGRENARAAHGDSFDLKAWHMAALSQGSLGLDDLVDELSRL, from the coding sequence ATGTCAGACACCCTCCACACCGGCATGCTGCCGCGCCAGGTCGCCGATGCGTACGTCGACGATCTGATCGCCCTCGACCCGATCACCGGCACCTACCTCGGCGTCGCCGCCAGTTCGAGCAGGCTCCCGGACTTCTCCCCGGCAGGGCGCGCCGCCGTCGCCGAACTCGCCCGCACCACCCTCGCGGCGCTGGACGCCGCCGAACAGCGGCCGGGCGCCGACCGTGACAGCGAGCGCCGCTGCGCCCGCCTGCTGCGCGAGCGTCTGAACGCCGAACTCGCCGTCCACGAGGCCGACGAGGACCTGCTCGCCGTCAGCAACATCCACTCCCCCGCGCACGCGGTGCGCGAGGTGTTCACCCTCACCCCGGCCGACACCGACGAGGACTGGGCCGCCATCGCCGAGCGGCTGCGCGCCGTCCCGGCCGCCCTGGCCGGCTACCGTTCCTGCCTCGAACTGGGCCTGTCCCGCGGCCTGTACGGCGGCCCGCGCCCCACCGCCACCTTCATCGGCCAGCTCACCACCTGGGCGGGCGAGGACGGGACGGAGCCCGCCTTCTTCACCGAGTTCGCCGCGGGCGGCCCGGCCGCCCTGCGGGCCGAGCTCGACGAGGCGGGCGCCGCCGCCACCGCCGCCGTGGCGGGACTGCGCGACTGGATGCAGGAGGTGTACGCCCCGGCGGTCGCCGGCCGGCCCGACACCGTCGGCCGGGAGCGGTACGCCCGCTGGTCGCGCTACTTCAACGGCACCGACCTGGACCTGGACGAGGCGTACGCGTACGGCTGGTCCGAGTACCACCGGCTGCTCGCCGAGATGAAGACCGAAGCGGCCAAGATCCTTCCCGGGGCCGGCCCCTGGGAGGCGCTCCGGCACCTGGACGAGCACGGCACCCACATCGAGGGCGTCGAGGAGGTCCGGGCCTGGCTGCAGGGCATCATGGACGAGGCCATCGAGAATCTGGACGGCACCCACTTCGAACTCGCCGAGCGGGTCCGGAAGGTGGAGTCCCGGATCGCCCCGCCCGGCGGTGCCGCGGCCCCGTACTACACGGCCCCCTCGGAGGACTTCTCCCGGCCGGGCCGGACCTGGCTGCCGACCATGGGGCAGACCCGGTTCCCGGTCTACGACCTGGTCTCCACCTGGTACCACGAGGGCGTGCCCGGCCATCACCTCCAGCTCGCGCAGTGGACGCACGTGGCCGATCAGCTGTCCCGCTACCAGGCCACCATCGGCGGGGTGAGCGCCAACGCCGAGGGCTGGGCGCTGTACGCGGAGCGGCTGATGGACGAGCTGGGCTACCTCAAGGACGCCGAGCAGCGGCTGGGCTACCTGGACTGCCAGATGATGCGGGCCTGCCGGGTGATCGTGGACATCGGCATGCACCTGGGTCTGGAGATCCCGGCGGACTCGCCGTTCCACCCGGGCGAGCGGTGGACCCCGGAGCTGGCGCAGGAGTTCTTCGGCCTGCACAGCGGCCGGCCGGCGGACTTCGTCGAGAGCGAGCTGACCCGCTACCTGTCGATGCCGGGGCAGGCGATCGGCTACAAGCTGGGCGAGCGGGCCTGGCTGCTGGGCCGGGAGAACGCGCGCGCCGCGCACGGCGATTCCTTCGATCTGAAGGCCTGGCACATGGCGGCGCTGTCGCAGGGTTCGCTCGGTCTGGACGACCTGGTGGACGAGCTGTCCAGGCTCTGA
- a CDS encoding GNAT family N-acetyltransferase, giving the protein MTQPTQRPKPARRSTHRSTHTTARHHWRRDLVELAALFCAVAVADAIAKLVVRGPRGPVMLIASAVALLLTAAFHTWWARRHSHAPPPEPTAPSDTAVPAAPSGSTSLWRMRTTVRDEPGSLAALCTALATLGVDILTLQTHPLAEGGTVDEFLLRTPQELPSAEVTRAVAGAGGHHTWMERADAHDLVDTPTRVLGLATRTALDAAELPLALRQLLGRCTIHSLPATTLSGRPNAAADAPVEGVLEATVMRLRDPSGGAITVERPHLPFTPTEFARARALVELDARLGPRVPRSQDVLTLPEGNEITVRRADSADHRAALAMHERCSPRTLSLRYHGPVSDADRYLTHLLSPRFGRTLAATTASGQLVALGHLLWDGDETEVALLIEDEWQRRGIGSELLRRLIAMAVEAGCDSVYAVTQASNTGMVAAMRALGLPLDYLIEEGTLVITARLDATPVRSRLPYELPR; this is encoded by the coding sequence ATGACTCAGCCGACCCAGCGCCCCAAGCCCGCCCGCCGCAGTACCCACCGCAGTACCCACACCACCGCCCGCCACCACTGGCGCCGCGACCTCGTCGAACTGGCCGCCCTGTTCTGCGCGGTCGCGGTCGCCGATGCCATCGCCAAGCTCGTCGTCCGCGGCCCGCGCGGCCCCGTCATGCTGATCGCCTCGGCCGTCGCACTCCTGCTCACGGCCGCCTTCCACACCTGGTGGGCCCGCCGCCACAGCCATGCCCCGCCGCCGGAGCCGACGGCCCCCTCCGATACCGCCGTCCCCGCGGCCCCGTCCGGATCCACCAGCCTCTGGCGGATGCGGACGACCGTGCGGGACGAGCCGGGCAGCCTGGCGGCGCTGTGCACCGCACTGGCCACGCTCGGGGTGGACATCCTGACCCTCCAGACCCACCCCCTCGCCGAGGGCGGCACCGTGGACGAGTTCCTGCTGCGCACCCCGCAGGAGCTGCCCTCCGCCGAGGTGACACGGGCCGTCGCCGGAGCCGGCGGCCACCACACCTGGATGGAGCGGGCCGACGCCCACGACCTGGTCGACACCCCCACCCGGGTCCTCGGCCTGGCCACGCGGACCGCCCTCGACGCCGCCGAACTCCCGCTCGCACTGCGCCAGCTGCTCGGCCGCTGCACCATTCACTCGCTGCCCGCCACCACCCTCTCCGGCCGGCCGAACGCAGCGGCCGACGCCCCCGTCGAGGGAGTCCTGGAGGCCACCGTGATGCGGCTGCGCGACCCCTCGGGCGGCGCCATCACCGTGGAACGACCCCATCTGCCCTTCACCCCCACCGAGTTCGCCCGGGCCCGCGCCCTGGTCGAGCTCGATGCCCGGCTCGGACCGCGGGTCCCGCGCAGCCAGGACGTACTGACCCTGCCCGAGGGCAACGAAATCACCGTGCGCCGCGCCGACTCCGCCGACCACCGGGCCGCGCTCGCCATGCACGAGCGCTGCTCCCCGCGCACCCTGTCCCTGCGCTACCACGGACCGGTCTCCGACGCCGACCGCTACCTGACGCACCTGCTCAGCCCCCGGTTCGGCCGTACCCTCGCCGCCACCACCGCCTCCGGCCAGCTGGTCGCCCTCGGGCACCTGCTGTGGGACGGGGACGAGACCGAGGTGGCCCTGCTGATCGAGGACGAGTGGCAGCGCCGCGGCATCGGCTCCGAGCTGCTGCGCCGGCTGATCGCCATGGCCGTGGAGGCCGGCTGCGACAGCGTGTACGCCGTCACCCAGGCCTCCAACACCGGCATGGTGGCGGCCATGCGCGCCCTCGGCCTGCCCCTCGACTACCTCATAGAGGAGGGCACCCTGGTGATCACCGCCCGGCTGGACGCCACCCCGGTCCGCTCGCGGCTGCCGTACGAGCTCCCGCGCTGA
- a CDS encoding alkaline phosphatase D family protein, producing MPHTRRSLFRGSLAASAVLALPSAPAALAATGPTAPSFARSGRPSAPWGVQSGEITPFSACVWTRSDRPARMSVETSPSESFRYAVRRHPGPYLGPATDFTGTATLHGLPPGQQIHYRVLLSDPEDPRRTGEPVYGTFRTTPVTRRSGVRFLWSGDLAGQGWGINPDRGGFRVFDEMRRRNPDFFLFSGDTVYADGPIQATVPLRDGSIWRNITTEEKAKVAETLAEFRGNFRYNLLDRNLRAFNAQVPVIAQWDDHEVRNNWYPGQLLDDPRYTVKEVDVLAARAGQAFSEYFPVTDLRGGRTEGRMYRVVRHGPLLDVFVLDMRTHRNANSPGRQTVDPVGILGAEQLAWLRRELARSRATWKVIASDMPLGIVVPDGATDFEAVAQGDPGAPLGRELQIAELLRFIKHRRITGTLWLTADVHYTAANHYAPERAAFTDFAPFWEFVSGPVGAGGFPHGRLDATFGPRQEFVRSAPLPNLSPAEHPPYYGEVEIDADSGELTVRLRAEGEGVLFARTLPPGQVGSH from the coding sequence ATGCCGCACACCCGCCGGTCCCTGTTCCGCGGCTCCCTCGCCGCGTCCGCCGTCCTCGCCCTGCCCAGCGCGCCCGCCGCACTGGCCGCCACCGGCCCCACCGCCCCCTCCTTCGCCCGCTCGGGCCGCCCGAGCGCTCCCTGGGGCGTCCAGTCCGGCGAGATCACCCCCTTCTCGGCCTGCGTCTGGACCCGCTCCGACCGGCCCGCCCGGATGTCGGTGGAGACCTCCCCCAGCGAGTCCTTCCGGTACGCGGTACGCCGGCACCCGGGCCCCTACCTCGGGCCGGCCACCGACTTCACCGGCACCGCCACCCTGCACGGCCTGCCGCCCGGCCAGCAGATCCACTACCGGGTGCTGCTCTCCGACCCCGAGGACCCGCGCCGCACCGGCGAACCCGTATACGGCACCTTCCGCACCACCCCGGTCACCCGCCGCTCCGGGGTCCGCTTCCTCTGGTCCGGCGACCTGGCCGGCCAGGGCTGGGGCATCAACCCGGACCGCGGCGGCTTCCGGGTCTTCGACGAGATGCGCCGGCGCAACCCGGACTTCTTCCTCTTCAGCGGGGACACGGTGTACGCCGACGGCCCGATCCAGGCCACCGTCCCGCTGCGCGACGGCAGCATCTGGCGGAACATCACCACCGAGGAGAAGGCCAAGGTCGCCGAGACCCTCGCCGAGTTCCGCGGGAACTTCCGCTACAACCTGCTCGACCGGAACCTGCGCGCCTTCAACGCCCAGGTGCCGGTGATCGCCCAGTGGGACGACCACGAGGTCCGCAACAACTGGTACCCGGGCCAGCTGCTCGACGACCCGCGGTACACGGTCAAGGAGGTGGACGTCCTCGCGGCCCGGGCCGGCCAGGCCTTCTCCGAGTACTTCCCGGTCACCGACCTGCGCGGCGGCCGGACCGAGGGCCGGATGTACCGGGTGGTCCGCCACGGTCCGCTGCTCGACGTCTTCGTCCTCGACATGCGGACGCACCGCAACGCCAACTCCCCCGGGCGCCAGACCGTCGATCCGGTCGGCATCCTCGGCGCCGAGCAGTTGGCCTGGCTCCGGCGCGAGCTGGCCCGTTCCCGCGCCACCTGGAAGGTGATCGCCTCCGACATGCCCCTGGGCATCGTGGTACCGGACGGCGCCACCGACTTCGAGGCGGTGGCCCAGGGCGACCCAGGCGCCCCGCTCGGCCGGGAGCTCCAGATCGCCGAGCTGCTGCGCTTCATCAAGCACCGCCGGATCACCGGCACCCTGTGGCTGACCGCCGATGTCCACTACACGGCCGCGAACCACTATGCGCCGGAGCGGGCCGCGTTCACCGACTTCGCGCCGTTCTGGGAGTTCGTCTCCGGGCCGGTCGGTGCCGGCGGGTTCCCGCACGGCCGGCTGGACGCCACCTTCGGCCCCCGCCAGGAGTTCGTCCGGTCCGCGCCCCTGCCCAACCTGTCGCCGGCGGAGCACCCCCCGTACTACGGAGAGGTGGAGATCGACGCCGACAGCGGGGAGCTCACCGTCCGGTTGCGGGCCGAGGGAGAAGGCGTACTCTTCGCCCGGACCCTCCCGCCCGGCCAGGTGGGCAGCCACTGA
- a CDS encoding alpha/beta fold hydrolase → MTATVSFTIDSPLGPRAATVAYERKGAGEPLLLLHGIGHHLQAWEPVTGILAAEHEVIAVDLPGFGASEPLPDGVPYDLATVVPALAALCTALGVERPHVAGNSLGGLLALAMGRAGLVRSVTALSPAGFWSEPERRYAFAALLAMRAGSKALPLPAIERLARSAAGRTALTGTIYARPGRRAPGAVVAETLALRGATGFRQTLAAGGSVRFTEDVPGLPVTIAWGSRDRLLLPRQGLRAKQTVPDARLVRLPGCGHVPMNDDPALVARVILDTARTPQPRTAEARPNPTAEAGADAGVGSGAAR, encoded by the coding sequence ATGACCGCCACGGTGTCCTTCACCATCGATTCCCCGCTCGGGCCGCGCGCCGCCACGGTGGCCTACGAGCGCAAGGGCGCCGGCGAACCCCTCCTGCTGCTCCACGGCATCGGCCACCACCTCCAGGCCTGGGAACCGGTGACCGGAATCCTTGCCGCGGAGCACGAGGTGATCGCCGTGGACCTGCCCGGGTTCGGCGCCTCGGAGCCGCTCCCGGACGGCGTCCCGTACGACCTGGCCACCGTCGTCCCCGCCCTCGCCGCGCTCTGTACGGCCCTCGGCGTGGAACGCCCGCACGTCGCCGGAAACTCGCTCGGCGGGCTGCTCGCCCTCGCGATGGGCCGCGCCGGGCTGGTCCGCTCGGTGACCGCGCTCTCCCCCGCGGGATTCTGGTCCGAACCCGAGCGGCGGTACGCCTTCGCGGCCCTGCTCGCCATGCGGGCGGGCTCGAAGGCCCTGCCGCTGCCCGCGATCGAGCGCCTGGCCCGCAGTGCGGCCGGCCGGACGGCTCTCACCGGCACCATCTACGCCCGGCCCGGCCGGCGCGCCCCGGGGGCCGTGGTCGCGGAGACCCTCGCCCTGCGCGGTGCCACCGGCTTCCGCCAGACCCTGGCCGCCGGCGGCTCGGTCCGTTTCACCGAGGACGTGCCGGGTCTGCCGGTGACCATCGCCTGGGGCTCCCGGGACCGGCTGCTGCTGCCCCGCCAGGGCCTCCGCGCGAAGCAGACCGTCCCGGACGCCCGGCTGGTCCGGCTGCCCGGCTGCGGGCACGTCCCGATGAACGACGACCCGGCGCTCGTCGCCCGGGTCATCCTCGACACCGCCCGCACCCCACAGCCCCGCACCGCCGAAGCCAGGCCCAACCCCACCGCCGAAGCCGGAGCCGACGCCGGCGTCGGCTCCGGCGCCGCGAGGTGA